A stretch of Episyrphus balteatus chromosome 2, idEpiBalt1.1, whole genome shotgun sequence DNA encodes these proteins:
- the LOC129909274 gene encoding uncharacterized protein LOC129909274, with translation MDTELPVLAGFLNVPTQSGFSLNRISKKKSCQRYCLLFKASRHGIERLEICESKDDKNPKIITLENCVKITQEPAPANLIHIVKMTGTLTLNTLTDEDLKEWLNALQSVAFRDKGGTLSRSTAIEEDNDLYCSSYGDGLFIVKLIPSETSIRCNIEPKSYMLHLTATELQLKSAEDLSNIIAKWPYRFIRKYGYRDGKFTFEAGRKCNTGEGVFTLDHTNPQEVFRCMSSKMKSMKKLISGESLNSIDCGENQLSAALSMEPGSRSPLPPSPQNPNGCEFELNSTHSVISMRNFLPSSDSLNNTSFNSSTSSTQNVITNSSTKSIPNKPPRKLLPLNADKPQTSQQSSAPSTPSSLSLQSNELKTMINNAQQQQQQQNCDKFKVFQNYEPVSITTSNDPNRTGGSTVILKPSSSPDLLKSIASVSSSPPDLPVRNESVQLLKTTERDYESIETITDAWKTLGLGEVKHTERNHTSEDDLIDFAWQRTQSQRHKNTSKDTCTKIIDIDDSEPEAAYDRLDFLLPNNNTSSGYKTIVTVSSASNRKPASIPVPNDYELIGSPDTHPCRIADDSYLGYGVLRKPSTPGPQVANTSQSKMVNVSTTMLNDTEMALDHKNYNGLSYTIVSKPKRV, from the exons ATGGACACCGAACTACCCGTTCTTGCTGGATTCTTGAACGTTCCAACTCAATCGGGATTCTCACTCAACCGGATATCGAAAAAG AAGAGCTGCCAACGTTACTGTCTTCTCTTCAAGGCCAGCCGTCATGGTATTGAACGTCTTGAAATATGTGAATCCAAGGACGACAAGAATCCGAAAATCATAACACTTGAAAATTGCGTTAAAATAACCCAGGAACCAGCTCCGGCCAATCTAATACATATTGTCAAAATGACTGGTACATTAACACTGAATACATTAACTGACGAAGATCTGAAAGAATGGTTAAATGCTCTCCAATCGGTTGCATTTCGAGACAAAGGCGGTACACTCAGTCGAAGCACAGCTATTGAAGAAGATAACGACTTATACTGCAGCTCCTACGGAGATGGCCTCTTCATCGTGAAACTTATTCCATCCGAAACATCAATACGTTGTAATATTGAACCAAAATCATACATGTTACACTTAACTGCCACAGAACTTCAACTCAAATCGGCCGAAGATCTAAGTAATATCATTGCCAAATGGCCATATCGATTTATTCGAAAATATGGCTATCGCGATGGGAAGTTTACTTTCGAAGCTGGCAGAAAATGCAACACCGGCGAAGGTGTCTTCACTTTAGATCACACAAATCCACAAGAAGTTTTTCGTTGTATGTCTTCCAAGATGAAGTCCATGAAAAAGCTTATAAGTGGAGAAAGTCTGAATAGCATTGACTGTGGGGAGAATCAGTTGAGTGCTGCTCTGTCAATGGAACCAGGCTCAAGAAGCCCATTGCCACCATCTCCACAAAATCCGAATGGTTgtgaatttgaattaaattccaCACACAGTGTCATCTCAATGCGTAATTTCCTACCATCTTCCGATTCACTGAACAACACATCCTTCAATTCAAGTACTTCATCCACACAAAACGTGATAACAAATTCATCCACAAAAAGCATTCCGAACAAACCGCCCAGAAAGCTGCTACCATTAAATGCAGACAAACCACAGACATCACAACAATCATCCGCACCATCCACACCGTCATCGTTGTCATTACAATCAAATGAACTGAAAACCATGATAAATAACgctcaacagcagcagcagcagcaaaattgtgataaattcaAAGTATTCCAAAACTATGAACCAGTTTCAATAACAACATCCAACGATCCAAACAGAACTGGTGGATCGACTGTGATTTTGAAGCCATCATCATCGCCAGATCTTTTAAAGAGTATTGCAAGCGTTTCGTCCTCCCCTCCAGATCTTCCCGTACGCAACGAAAGTGTTCAGCTTTTGAAAACAACCGAACGTGATTACGAAAGTATTGAAACCATAACCGATGCCTGGAAAACTCTCGGACTTGGCGAAGTTAAACACACCGAACGAAACCACACTTCCGAAGACGACTTAATTGATTTCGCATGGCAGAGAACTCAGTCGCAACGCCATAAAAATACATCCAAAGACACCTGCACGAAAATTATCGACATCGATGATAGTGAACCAGAAGCCGCATATGACCGACTGGATTTCTTGTTGCCCAACAACAATACATCCAGTGGCTATAAGACAATAGTTACTGTGTCTTCAGCTTCAAATAGGAAACCAGCCAGCATTCCAGTGCCTAATGATTATGAACTCATCGGTAGTCCAGACACACATCCATGTCGGATAGCCGATGATAGTTATTTGGGATATGGGGTATTGCGCAAGCCAAGCACTCCCGGACCGCAAGTCGCCAATACGTCGCAATCCAAAATGGTAAATGTCTCAACAACCATGCTCAATGATACAGAAATGGCCTTAGATCATAAAAATTACAATGGACTTAGTTACACAATTGTCAGCAAACCGAAACGCGTTTGA
- the LOC129909280 gene encoding uncharacterized protein LOC129909280 isoform X1 — MDDFLSQLDINPNANLDELPKQFASVMLFMQIDRHIEPNANEIRMFLRAALFLHGNLEIHGQTLEQKLKEYQQIKKTELNSILTKFHDGSLLDDVCERLLMTETGPNHILEIQTFCNDFLDPIRYLNILRRAQDIRCKESNIDEIAAEAKFLITTTFQLKTPRDIDTAIKRLLDNVNFDTLAWIINFNEPNTYFFMKCLIIQKEICSGLEHGLISENFIASMYEVSSQDETGLSTYIKCLQNKYFANSLMVFCINYLTAIGNRSLEVDKPDIMKHDLLHVSFLIAGMLSSKSECRVEFHKKLAAMSEELKLNDTSNLQIFNKEQNLR; from the exons ATGGACGACTTCTTATCCCAACTAGACATAAATCCAAATGCTAATTTAGATGAACTTCCAAAGCAATTCGCTTCTGTGATGCTATTCATGCAAATTGATCGACACATTGAGCCGAATGCCAATGAAATTAGGATGTTTCTGAGAGCTGCATTATTTTTGCATGGAAACCTAGAAATTCATGGACAAACTTTAgaacaaaaactaaaagaatatcaacaaattaaaaaaacagaacttAATTCAATACTGACGAAATTCCACGATGGAAGTCTTCTAGACGATGTATGCGAAAGACTTCTCATGACTGAAACGGGACCTAATCACatattggaaatacaaacattttgtaATGATTTCCTTgatccaattcgatatttgaatATATTGCGTAGAGCTCAAGATATTCGATGTAAGGAGTCGAATATTGATGAGATTGCTGCGGAGGCTAAATTCCTAATCACCACAACCTTTCAATTAAAAACCCCGCGCGATATCGATACTGCCATTAAAAGACTTCTAGACAACGTTAATTTTGATACTTTAGCTTGGATAATCAATTTCAATGAACCAAACACTTACTTCTTTATGAAATGCTTAATTATACAAAAGGAAATATGCTCGGGATTGGAACATGGATTGATTAGTGAAAATTTCATAGCTTCCATGTACGAAGTAAGTTCGCAAGATGAGACTGGACTAAGTACATACATAAAATgcttacaaaataaatattttgcaaataGCTTGATGGTATTTTGCATAAACTATCTAACTGCAATTGGAAATAGAAGTTTAGAAGTTGATAAACCGGATATTATGAAACATGACTTACTTCATGTGAGTTTTTTAATAGCTGGAATGTTATCGAGTAAGTCGGAGTGCCGAGTGGAGTTTCACAAAAAGCTTGCTGCAATGTCG GAGGAACTGAAACTAAACGACACTTCCAACTTGCAAATCTTCAACAAAGAACAAAATCTTCGCTGA
- the LOC129909278 gene encoding 5'-3' exonuclease PLD3-like, giving the protein MKFKFTSESFKQKKHDLNRKHDFEDDDEYVWDQMKTLRADADQEPCKKCGWCNPSCIPIAIVFILIGLIVLLPLLEPSTDNLLHVKLNGTNYVCTDKCKIQLVESIPEGLNFSENSPKFLSTYDAWSILLNSTKDSLDIGSFYWTLRGADFYNHSSAWQGEDIFKQIMTNGRKKKYHIRIAQSTPTPNEPNLDTEIFIKKKVAEVRSVNFPRLVGGGVLHTKLWISDGQNFYLGSANMDWRSLTQVKELGVLVTNCTCLAKDVSKIFEAYWYLGVDDSHIPSRWPESYSTKFNIKSPVSVNFNDGLNFNTFFSNSPPPLSSTGRTNDLDAIVNVILSADKFVHIAVMDYYPLLIYSPKIRYWPYIDDALRKAAIENKVSVKMLISLWGSSRPSEDYFLKSLASLTSSFKGVDIEIRRFIVPATPDQAKIPFGRVNHNKYMVTDNTAYIGTSNWSGDYFTDTAGIGLIIKDSNTGSNENDTTIVTQLTSVFERDWNSPYAVEL; this is encoded by the exons ATGAAGTTCAAGTTTACTTCAGagagtttcaaacaaaaaaaa CATGATCTGAACAGAAAACATGATTTCGAAGACGATGACGAATACGTATGGGATCAAATGAAAACATTGCGAGCTGACGCTGACCAAGAACC cTGTAAAAAATGCGGCTGGTGTAATCCTTCTTGTATTCCTATCGCAAtagtatttattttaattggatTGATTGTGTTGCTGCCATTATTAGAACCTAGTACAGATAATCTACTTCATGTTAAACTTAATGGAACTAATTATGTATGCACTGACAAATGCAA gattCAACTGGTTGAAAGTATTCCAGAAGGTTTAAACTTCTCTGAAAATAGTCCAAAATTCCTATCCACCTATGATGCCTGgtctattttattaaattcaacaaaagaTTCACTTGATATTGGTTCTTTTTATTGGACACTTCGTGGTGCAGACTTTTACAATCACTCTTCAGCATGGCAGGGAGaagatattttcaaacaaataatgaCAAatggaagaaagaaaaaataccatatTCGTATTGCTCAGAGCACACCTACGCCAAACGAACCAAATTTAGACacagaaatatttataaagaagaaagTTGCAGAAGTTCGATCGGTTAATTTTCCCCGCTTGGTGGGTGGCGGTGTATTGCATACAAAACTATGGATCTCCGATGGACAGAATTTTTATTTAGGAAGCGCCAACATGGATTGGAGATCACTTACACAAGTTAAAGAACTTGGTGTACTAGTCACTAATTGCACGTGCCTAGCTAAAGATGTATCGAAAATCTTTGAAGCTTATTGGTATTTAGGTGTTGATGATTCACATATTCCATCTCGTTGGCCAGAATCTTATTCAACCAAGTTTAATATAAAGTCGCCAGTAAGTGTTAATTTTAACGACGGCCTAAATTTTAACACTTTCTTTTCA AACTCACCACCTCCGTTAAGTTCAACTGGACGTACAAATGATTTAGACGCAATCGTCAATGTTATTCTGAGTGCAGACAAATTTGTTCACATAGCTGTTATGGACTACTATCCCCTTCTTATTTATTCACCAAAAATTAG GTATTGGCCTTATATCGACGATGCACTCAGAAAAGCTGCGATTGAAAACAAGGTTTCagtaaaaatgttaatatctctaTGGGGCAGTTCTAGGCCATCAGAAGATTATTTCCTTAAATCATTGGCAAGCTTAACATCATCGTTTAAAGGAGTTGACATTGAAATt CGTCGTTTTATCGTACCAGCAACTCCTGATCAAGCAAAAATTCCTTTTGGAAGAGTTAATCATAATAAGTATATGGTAACTGACAATACCGCCTACATAGGAACTTCAAATTGGTCTGGAGATTATTTTACTGACACAGCAGGAATTGGTTTGATTATAAAGGATTCAAATACAGGTAGTAATGAAAACGATACAACTATTGTCACTCAACTGACGAGTGTCTTCGAAAGGGACTGGAATAGCCCGTATGCTGTTGAACTATGA
- the LOC129909280 gene encoding uncharacterized protein LOC129909280 isoform X2, with the protein MDDFLSQLDINPNANLDELPKQFASVMLFMQIDRHIEPNANEIRMFLRAALFLHGNLEIHGQTLEQKLKEYQQIKKTELNSILTKFHDGSLLDDVCERLLMTETGPNHILEIQTFCNDFLDPIRYLNILRRAQDIRCKESNIDEIAAEAKFLITTTFQLKTPRDIDTAIKRLLDNVNFDTLAWIINFNEPNTYFFMKCLIIQKEICSGLEHGLISENFIASMYEVSSQDETGLSTYIKCLQNKYFANSLMVFCINYLTAIGNRSLEVDKPDIMKHDLLHVSFLIAGMLSSKSECRVEFHKKLAAMSP; encoded by the exons ATGGACGACTTCTTATCCCAACTAGACATAAATCCAAATGCTAATTTAGATGAACTTCCAAAGCAATTCGCTTCTGTGATGCTATTCATGCAAATTGATCGACACATTGAGCCGAATGCCAATGAAATTAGGATGTTTCTGAGAGCTGCATTATTTTTGCATGGAAACCTAGAAATTCATGGACAAACTTTAgaacaaaaactaaaagaatatcaacaaattaaaaaaacagaacttAATTCAATACTGACGAAATTCCACGATGGAAGTCTTCTAGACGATGTATGCGAAAGACTTCTCATGACTGAAACGGGACCTAATCACatattggaaatacaaacattttgtaATGATTTCCTTgatccaattcgatatttgaatATATTGCGTAGAGCTCAAGATATTCGATGTAAGGAGTCGAATATTGATGAGATTGCTGCGGAGGCTAAATTCCTAATCACCACAACCTTTCAATTAAAAACCCCGCGCGATATCGATACTGCCATTAAAAGACTTCTAGACAACGTTAATTTTGATACTTTAGCTTGGATAATCAATTTCAATGAACCAAACACTTACTTCTTTATGAAATGCTTAATTATACAAAAGGAAATATGCTCGGGATTGGAACATGGATTGATTAGTGAAAATTTCATAGCTTCCATGTACGAAGTAAGTTCGCAAGATGAGACTGGACTAAGTACATACATAAAATgcttacaaaataaatattttgcaaataGCTTGATGGTATTTTGCATAAACTATCTAACTGCAATTGGAAATAGAAGTTTAGAAGTTGATAAACCGGATATTATGAAACATGACTTACTTCATGTGAGTTTTTTAATAGCTGGAATGTTATCGAGTAAGTCGGAGTGCCGAGTGGAGTTTCACAAAAAGCTTGCTGCAATGTCG cctTAA